One genomic region from Cucumis melo cultivar AY chromosome 9, USDA_Cmelo_AY_1.0, whole genome shotgun sequence encodes:
- the LOC103498107 gene encoding uncharacterized protein LOC103498107: protein MAMASFNLPLAPHNKTQGRFQISCRRKEKERNNFDPYKVIEITPPPKNLGIRCFPPNLQCGESVTIEGQTYTISAVTLRYQLRKGKYEPSEKRLDVLSTGRYILNLYLENLLEKS from the exons ATGGCAATGGCTTCATTCAATCTACCTCTTGCTCCTCATAACAAG ACGCAGGGGCGtttccaaatttcttgtagaaggaaagaaaaggaaCGCAACAATTTTGACCCTTACAAAGTTATTGAAATCACCCCTCCGCCCAAGAACCTCGGCATTCGTTGCTTCCCTCCT AACTTACAATGTGGAGAGAGTGTTACAATAGAAGGTCAAACATATACTATCTCAGCTGTAACTCTTCGCTATCAGCTCAGGAAGGGGAAGTATGAACCAAGTGAAAAAAGACTTGATGTTTTGTCCACAGGAAGGTACATCTTGAATTTGTATCTTGAAAATTTGTTAGAAAAATCTTGA
- the LOC103498108 gene encoding altered inheritance of mitochondria protein 32-like, giving the protein MRLKNAKTSNPLSFRAPLTLSSLPFSTFFVSLLTISHLFFSMASDNLSSVSGAADDDNYGFRREEMYQSNLAGTVSAYDRHVFLCYKTPEAWPSHLESSDCDLLPKLLSAALKARKDDISLKTKLTMFSGRYETGFSDGDLLIFPDMIKYSGLKDSDVDGFVDDVLVNNKPWASGVPEVFTGSHVFVCVHASRDRRCGVCGPILVQKLDEEIELRGLKDQVYVSPCSHIGGHKYAGNLIIYQPGTDGKTTGHWYGYVTPEDLSELFEQHIAKGEVVERLLRGQMGTNPEEVQKEGEQKLPNGEDSKESKVEIKENGNQSKVETVASCCQGSNGFTCCRDESSGKSSSIEERSKEISNDEQVPTTASKFSCWTGKWEQSEILTAVAVVGAVATVAVAYSIYRRSG; this is encoded by the exons ATGAGATTGAAGAACGCGAAGACATCCAATCCCCTCTCCTTCCGCGCTCCACTCACTCTCTCTTCATTGCCATTCTCCACATTCTTTGTTTCTCTTCTCACAATCTCCCACCTCTTTTTCTCCATGGCCTCCGACAACCTTTCCTCCGTTTCCGGCGCCGCCGATGACGACAACTATGGATTCCGTCGTGAGGAGATGTATCAGAGCAACCTTGCCGGCACTGTCAGCGCCTATGATCGCCATGTATTTCTCTGCTACAAAACTCCTGAGGCCTGGCCCTCGCATCTCGAATCTTCTGATTGCGACCTTCTCCCTAAGCTCCTCTCTGCCGCTCTCAAAGCGCGCAAGGATGATATCTCTCTCAAG acGAAGCTGACGATGTTCTCGGGACGTTATGAAACTGGATTTTCGGATGGAGATCTGTTGATTTTCCCCGACATGATCAAATACAG TGGGTTGAAAGATTCAGATGTGGATGGCTTTGTTGATGATGTGCTTGTGAATAATAAACCCTGGGCATCTGGAGTCCCAGAGGTTTTCACCGGCTCGCACGTGTTTGTGTGTGTTCATGCTAGTCGAGATCGGAGATGTGGTGTCTGTGGACCCATTCTTGTTCAAAAGTTGGATGAAGAGATTGAATTACGAGGACTGAAGGATCAGGTTTATGTTAGTCCATGTTCACACATTGGAGGTCACAAGTATGCCGGAAACTTGATCATATACCAACCTGGTACGGATGGGAAAACTACCGGTCATTG gtATGGATATGTAACTCCAGAAGATCTCTCTGAATTGTTTGAACAGCACATTGCAAAGGGCGAGGTCGTGGAAAGACTTTTGAG AGGGCAAATGGGCACAAATCCTGAGGAAGTCCAAAAGGAAGGTGAACAAAAGCTTCCAAATGGAGAAGATTCAAAGGAAAGCAAGgttgaaattaaagaaaatggcAATCAAAGCAAAGTGGAAACAGTAGCAAGCTGTTGCCAGGGCAGCAATGGATTCACTTGTTGCAGAGATGAAAGCTCAGGGAAGAGTAGCAGCATTGAAGAAAGGTCGAAAGAAATTTCAAACGATGAACAGGTCCCGACGACGGCAAGTAAATTTTCTTGCTGGACAGGAAAGTGGGAACAAAGTGAAATCCTTACCGCTGTTGCCGTGGTTGGAGCTGTAGCCACTGTTGCTGTTGCCTATAGCATCTACAGGAGATCAGGGTAA
- the LOC103498109 gene encoding ribosomal RNA-processing protein 8 isoform X1 — protein sequence MADEGRSSKKRKRAKRRGTDKNKDSTYNLPDATELSSQDIVVSSSSDGKKTQRVSGSSSFLDKMRARLSGGHFRMLNEKLYTCTGEEALNYFKEDKLLFDMYHTGYQEQMTHWPELPVNLIIKWLKEHDPSFIVADFGCGDARLSKNVKNKVFSFDLVSKDPSVIACDMSNTPLDSASVDVAVFCLSLMGVNYASYLAEARRVLKPRGWLLISEVKSRFDPSNGGADPQKFIKAVCELGFVSALKDFSNKMFILLYFKKKDEKTSEGKDIDWPQLKPCLYKRR from the exons ATGGCGGATGAGGGCCGCTCAAGCAAAAAGCGGAAGAGGGCGAAGCGTCGCGGAACTGACAAAAACAAAGATTCTACCTATAATCTACCGGATGCTACTGAGCTCAGTAGCCAAGATATcgttgtttcttcttcttccgacGGCAAAAAAACTCAGAGGGTTTCCGGCTCGTCTAGTTTCCTCGATAAG ATGCGTGCTCGTTTGTCAGGAGGGCATTTCAGGATGCTTAATGAGAAGTTGTATACTTGCAC AGGGGAAGAGGCGCTTAACTATTTCAAGGAAGACAAGCTTTTGTTTGATATG TATCATACAGGATACCAAGAGCAAATGACACATTGGCCTGAGCTGCCTGTGAATTTAATCATAAAATGGCTGAAGGAGCATGATCCCTCATTTATCGTGGCTGATTTTGGCTGTG GGGATGCACGCCTTTCAAAGAATGTGAAGAATAAAGTTTTCTCATTTGATCTCGTTTCAAAAGATCCTTCTGTTATTGCTTGTGATATGTCAAAT ACACCTCTCGACTCTGCATCTGTGGATGTTGCTGTCTTTTGCCTTTCACTTATGGGAGTCAATTATGCAAGTTACTTGGCAGAAGCACGACGAGTGCTTAAACCACG TGGATGGCTTTTAATATCAGAAGTTAAAAGCAGATTTGACCCTAGCAATGGAGGAGCCGACCCCCAAAAGTTCATAAAGGCTGTTTGTGAGCTAGGTTTCGTCTCAGCTTTGAAG GATTTCTCAAATAAGATGTTTATTTTGTTGTACTTCAAGAAAAAG GATGAGAAAACTTCCGAGGGGAAAGACATTGATTGGCCCCAACTAAAACCTTGTTTGTACAAACGGCGATGA
- the LOC103498109 gene encoding ribosomal RNA-processing protein 8 isoform X2 codes for MADEGRSSKKRKRAKRRGTDKNKDSTYNLPDATELSSQDIVVSSSSDGKKTQRVSGSSSFLDKMRARLSGGHFRMLNEKLYTCTGEEALNYFKEDKLLFDMYHTGYQEQMTHWPELPVNLIIKWLKEHDPSFIVADFGCGDARLSKNVKNKVFSFDLVSKDPSVIACDMSNTPLDSASVDVAVFCLSLMGVNYASYLAEARRVLKPRGWLLISEVKSRFDPSNGGADPQKFIKAVCELGFVSALKDEKTSEGKDIDWPQLKPCLYKRR; via the exons ATGGCGGATGAGGGCCGCTCAAGCAAAAAGCGGAAGAGGGCGAAGCGTCGCGGAACTGACAAAAACAAAGATTCTACCTATAATCTACCGGATGCTACTGAGCTCAGTAGCCAAGATATcgttgtttcttcttcttccgacGGCAAAAAAACTCAGAGGGTTTCCGGCTCGTCTAGTTTCCTCGATAAG ATGCGTGCTCGTTTGTCAGGAGGGCATTTCAGGATGCTTAATGAGAAGTTGTATACTTGCAC AGGGGAAGAGGCGCTTAACTATTTCAAGGAAGACAAGCTTTTGTTTGATATG TATCATACAGGATACCAAGAGCAAATGACACATTGGCCTGAGCTGCCTGTGAATTTAATCATAAAATGGCTGAAGGAGCATGATCCCTCATTTATCGTGGCTGATTTTGGCTGTG GGGATGCACGCCTTTCAAAGAATGTGAAGAATAAAGTTTTCTCATTTGATCTCGTTTCAAAAGATCCTTCTGTTATTGCTTGTGATATGTCAAAT ACACCTCTCGACTCTGCATCTGTGGATGTTGCTGTCTTTTGCCTTTCACTTATGGGAGTCAATTATGCAAGTTACTTGGCAGAAGCACGACGAGTGCTTAAACCACG TGGATGGCTTTTAATATCAGAAGTTAAAAGCAGATTTGACCCTAGCAATGGAGGAGCCGACCCCCAAAAGTTCATAAAGGCTGTTTGTGAGCTAGGTTTCGTCTCAGCTTTGAAG GATGAGAAAACTTCCGAGGGGAAAGACATTGATTGGCCCCAACTAAAACCTTGTTTGTACAAACGGCGATGA